The sequence TCGTTGAGCCGGAGGAAGGCCTCTATGGGCATGTACACCTCCCCCCGGACCTCGAGGCGGTCCGGCACCCCCTGAAGCCTCCGGGGGAGGGTGGGGAGGGTGAGCAGGTTCTGGGTCACCTCCTCCCCCACCTCCCCGTCCCCCCGGGTGGCCCCCCAAACGAGGATGCCCCCCTCGTAGTAGAGGTTCACGGAGAGCCCGTCCACCTTGTGCTCCACGGTGTAGGCGAAGGGGCCCTTCCGCCCTAGGGCCCTTTCTATCCGCTCCTCAAAGGCCCGGACCTCCTCGAGGGAGAAGGCGTTGTCCAGGGAGTACATGCGCGTGGGGTGGCGGACGGGACGGAAGGTGGCCTCCAGGGGCCTGGCCCCGACCTGAAGCGTGGGGGAGTCGGGGCTTTTGAGCTCGGGAAGGCGCTCCTCAAGCTCCTTAAGCTCCCTCAAGAGCCGGTCGTACTCGGCGTCGGAGATCTCGGGGTCGGCCAGCACGTAGTAGCGGTAGTTGTGGTACCGGATCAGGTCTCTAAGCTCGTTCACCCGCCTGCGGGCTTCCTCGAGGGTCATGCCTTGAGTTTAGCGGCACCGGGTATAATAGACCCCGGCGAAGAGCCTTTGGAGGTGAGCATGAAACGTGCTTTGGTGCTTATCGCAACGCTAGCCCTGGGTCTGGGCCTGGCCCAGGTGCGGGTGGGGATCGCCTTTGACGCGGGAGGCAAGTTTGACCGCTCCTTCAACCAGTCCGCCTGGGAAGGGGCGCAGAAGGCGGCCAAGGACTTCGGGGTCAAGCTCTTTGACTTTGAGCCCGCCGACCCCTCCCAGGTGGGGCAGGGCATCCGCACCTTCGCCGAGGAGGGGTTTGACCTGGTGATCGGGGTGGGCTTCGCCAACGAGCCCGCCATCACCGCCACGGCCAAGGAGTTCCCCAAGGTGAACTTCGCCGTCATTGACGCCGTACCCGGGGAGGGGAAGCTCCCCAATGCCGTGGGCCTGGTCTTCCGCGAGCACGAGGGGAGCTTCCTGGTGGGGTACATCGCCGGCAAGATGACCCGCACCGGCGTGGTGGGCTTCATCGGGGGCATGGACATCCCCCTCATTCACAAGTTTGAGGCGGGCTTCCGCGCCGGGGCGGAGTACGCCTTCAAGGAGGACAGGATCCAGGGCAAGGTCCTGGTGGGCTATGTGGGCAACACCCCCGCCGCCTGGAACGACCCGGCCAAGGCCAAGGAGATCGCCGCCAGTCAGGTGCGCCAGGGAGCGGACATCATCTACGCCGCAGCGGGCGGCTCGGGCCTGGGGCTCATTGACTACGTGGAGCAGGCCAAGTGCCTCAAGGAGGGCGGCAACATCCGGTTCGTGCGCAAGGCCGACCCCTACGCCAAGGTGCCCAAATACGCCGACTACACCAAGGCTTGCGGCACCGACGGCACCAAGGCCACCCCCCTCTTCTTCATCGGGGTGGACGCCAACCAGAACTACCTGGGGGACACCGACAACAACCCCGCCACCCTGAACCACGGCCTCACCTCCATGATGAAGCGGGTGGACGTGGCCACCTACGAGGTCATCAAGAGCGTGGTGCAGAAGGCCTTCAAGGGCGGGGTCAGGGAGTTCGGCCTCGCCAACAACGGCGTGGGCTACGCCCTGGACGCGTACAACAAGGCCCTGATCCCCGCCAGCGTGGTGACCAAGCTGGAGGTCCTGAAGCAGCAGATCATCAAGGGCCAGATCAAGGTGCCGGAGAGCCGCTAGGCCTTGGATCCCGGCGGGCCGGGGGCCAGCCCCCGGCCTTTTTGTATACTCCGGCCGTGGCGAAGGCCCTGGTCCTCAAAGGCATCACCAAGCGCTTCCCTCTGGTCCTGGCCAACGACCATATCAGCCTGGACCTGGACTGGGGGGAGGTTTTGGCGTTGGTGGGCGAGAACGGAGCGGGCAAGTCCACCCTCATGAAGATCGTCTACGGCCTCCAGCCACCGGACGAGGGGGAGATGTGGGTGGACGGGAAGCCCTACCGGCCCAAAACCCCCTTGGACGCCATAAGGGCAGGGATCGGTATGGTCCACCAGCACTTCATGCTGGTGGAGCCCTTTACGGTGCTGGAGAACCTGGTGCTGGGGCTGGAGCCGGGAACCCCCTTCCGCCTGGACCTGGAAAGCGCGCGAAAGAGGGCCCAAAGCCTCATGGAAGCCCTGGGCTTTGAAGTCCCCTTGGACGCGCGCGTGGAGGACCTCCCCGTGGGCCTCCAACAGCGGGTGGAGATCCTCAAGGCCCTCTACCGGGAGGCCAGGATCCTCATCCTGGACGAGCCTACCGCCGTCCTCACCCCGAGGGAGGCAGAGGAGCTTTTCCGCTTCCTCAGGGCCTACGTGGCCCGAGGGAATGCCGCCATCTTCATCAGCCACAAGCTGAAGGAGGTTCTGGAGGTCTCGGACCGGGTCACCGTGATCCGGGACGGGAAGGTGGTGGGCACGGTCAGGACCCGGGAAACCTCCCTGGAGGCCATGGCCCGGATGATGGTGGGCCGGGAGGTGGTGCTCCGGGTGGAAAAGGCCCCGGCGAGGCCGGGGGAGGTGGTCTTGAAGGTGGAGGACCTCGAGGCCCCGCCCCGCCTCAAGGGGGTGAGCTTCCAGGTGAGGGCCGGGGAGATCGTGGGCATCGCCGGGGTGGAAGGGAACGGCCAAACCGAGCTGGTGGAGGCCCTGGCGGGCCTGCGCCCTTACCGGGGGGCGGTGCGCCTCCTGGGCCACCCGCTGCCCCCAAGGGCCCGGGGGGTCAGGGACCTGGGGGTGAGCCACATCCCCGAAGACCGCCTGTCCCGGGGCCTGGTCCTGGACTTTTCCGTCAAGGAGAACGCCATCCTGGGCGACCAACACCGCCCCCCCTTCCGGGGGTTTCTGGGCTTCCTGGAAGACGGGGCGATGGAGGCCAGGGCCCAGGCCCTGGTGGAGGCGTTTGACGTGCGCCCCCGCTCCACGGCGCTTCCCGCGCGGCGCTTCTCCGGGGGAAACCAGCAAAAGATCGTGGTGGGACGGGAGCTCCTAAGGGGCCCCCGGCTCCTCATCGCCGCCCAGCCCACCCGGGGCGTGGACGTGGGGGCCATAGAGTTCATCCACCAGCGCCTGGTGGAGGCCAGGGACCGGGGCTTGGCGGTGCTTCTGGTCTCCGCAGACCTGGCCGAGGTCCTTTCCCTTTCCGACCGCATCCTGGTCATGCAGGGAGGGCGGATCGCAGGCGAGGTGACCCCCGAGGAGGCCACGGAGGAGCGCCTGGGCCTCCTCATGGCCGGGGTCACTCCCTGAACTCCCCCGAGACCCGGGCCAGGACCACCACCTCCCCGGTCTTCAGGGCGTAGCGCACCCGCTCCCCTCGGACAAAACCCTTCTCGTCACGGCTCTCCACGCCGCCATACAGGTAGGCGTACCCCTCCTTCTCGGCGAGGAGGGCCCTCTCCGCCTTGGTGACGCGACCCCCTTGGGCGAGCTCCACCCCCCCCAAGAGCCAGAGGCGGTCCTCGTCCAGGAGGTAGCGGAGGCTTCCCGCCCTACCCTTAAGGGGCTTTTCCCCCTCCCTCTGGACCTCGAGGGGCCCCTCCAGGAAGGCCTCCCCCGTGTCGTTCAGGTAGCGGAGGCGGCTCCCCTTCACCCGTACCGCCCCCTGGGCCACCCATACCTCCCCCGGCTTAGGGTCCAGAAGGAGGCGGCCTTCCCCCTCCAGAAACCGGGCCTCCCCCCCGGAGAGGAAAAGCTCCTCCCGCCCGCCCCGCTCCACCACCGCCAAGGGCCCCCGGGCCTCCACCTCCTCCCCGAGGCGCACCCCCACCCCCTTGGGGTCAAAGAGCACCAGGCGCAGGTACCGCTCCGCCCGCCCCTCCCCCGCCCGCCTCAGGCGCATCAGGTAGGGCAAGCCCTCCCGCTCCAAGTCCCGGTTGAAGGCGGCCTCCACCCGCTCCCCCGGCCTCAGGCCCTCCTCCACGGCGCTCTCCTCGTTGCGGAAGAAGGCCCTCTCCCCCACCTGCACCCGCGCCTCCGTAAGCTCCCGGAGTTCCCCCACAAAGAGGTCCCCGTAGTCCGCGTAGAAGAGGGTCCCCTCCTCCCCGCTCACCCAGGCCACCACCTTCTTGTCCTTGCGGACCAGCTCCACTTGGGGACGGTACACCTCCTGGGCCAGCCCGAACACCAGCCCCACGAGGAGTCCGAGAAGGCAGGCGCGGCCGGGGAGCACGGCCTTAGGCCCTCACCTTTCCCCAAGCTTACGGAAGTCCTCCAGGGGGAGGCGGAAGGCCTTGCCGTACACCCGCACCTGGTGGCGGTTCACGTTGTGGAGAAGGGTGGAGCCGGAAAGCCGGAAGCCCTCCTTCTTGTTCTCGCTCACCGCAGGCCTACCCAAGACGATGGCCTCCCCGGTGGTGTCGTCGTAGTAGAGGCTCTCCCCGGTGGTCACCAGGTCCCCATCCTGGAGCCGCACGCCCCCGGTGGCGACGAGCCGCTTGGGACCGGTGAGGCTCCGCACCTCCTTGGCCAGGATCCTGAGGTCCCCCTCCTTGCGCTTGCGGGTGAGGACCACCTCCTTGGGGTCGGTAAAGACGGCAAGGCCACGCTCCTCCTCGTAGTACACGAAGCCCGCCCGGCCCTCCTGGTTGCCGCTCTTGAGGAGGGCGTTTTCGCTGGTGGAGGTGTCCGTATCCACTTGGAAGGTCATCCGGCTGGCCTCCACCTCCACGGGATCCTCCCCGGGCTTGGGCTCCTGGCGCATCCTGGCCGGGCCCAGAAGCTCCCCTTCCCCGGTCCTTTCCTGGTAGACCAGGATGGGCCCCCTGGCCTCCACGCGTCCCCTCTTCACCACCACCCCTCCCTCAAACCGGGCCTCCCGCTCCCCCTCCGCCTCCTGCATGGTCTTGCCCTTAGGCGCGGTGAGGGTGGCCCTCGGGGCCTCGATGAGGAGGTCCTTCACCCGGCCCTTGACCCCACCCTCAAAGGTCCAGGGACCAAAGCGCAGGTCCCCGGAGAGCCGACCGCCCTCCACCTGGATCACCCGGACGCCCGTGGCCGCCAAGGCCAGGCCTAAAAGCCAGATCCAGCCCAGTTTTCTCATGCGCTGCCTCCTTCCACGGTGCAGGGGCCAAAGCTTCCTCCTGCGGGGAACTCAAAGCGGGGGCTTCCCGCCTCCATCGTCTGGAGGCCGAAGTCCGAGCGGAAATCCCGGGCCTCGCCCCGGAGGTTGGGGGCCTCTACCCGCACCCAAGGGGCGAGAAAGCCCTCCTTCTGCCGGATGAGCACCTCCCCCTTCCCGGGGGCGGAAAGCTCCAGGCGGTAGCACCCCTTGAGGATCTCCACGCGGGCGTAGGGAGCCCGGAGGTTGTCCCCCGGCTCCACCACCACCTCGGGGGCGAAAAGGCGCAGGTCCAGCCGCCCCTCCACGTACCGGGCGCCGGAAAGCCCCCCGCGGATGCGGAAAACCCCCCCCTCCTCCACCATCGCCTCCGCCCGAAACCGCCACACCACCCCCTCCTCCTCGGGGAAAAGGGTGAACTCCACCCCCTCCAGCCTCACCGGAGGCCCCTCTTTCGCTCCCCTAGGGGGGCGAAAGAGGAAGAGGAGGGGAAGGAAGAGGGCAAGGAGGAAAGGCCAGAGGCGCCTCACGCCCTTCACCTTAGCCCAAGCTCCTTGAGAAGGATGACGCCTAGCCCAAAACATCCCGGGGGTTGCCCCGCACCCGAAGGTTCACCCAGGTCTTGCGCAGGCGCAAAAGGACCTTCAAGGGGCGGTAAAGGGGGGAGAGGGGGAGGGCGTAGGCGGGAAACCAGACCCTCCTCCCCCCAAACCCCTCCTTGAAGCGAAAGATCCCCTGCGCGTGGCTCCCTTCGGGGTTCCTCGGCACCCCCCAAAGGTCGTAGATCCGGTAGCCCCGGGCCATCCCGTGGCGGATGGCGGCGAGGTGCATCCCCATGGGGGCCTTGGCCTCGGGGTGGGCGCGGCTGCTCCCCCCATAGAGGTAGTCCACCTTCCCGGCAAAGGCCACGAAGAGCCCCGCCGCCAGGGCCTCCCCCTCCTTCCGGGCCAGGGCGAGGAAGGCCTCGCCCCAGGGCTGGTTCATCTCCCGAAGGACCGCCCGGTAGTAGGCCTCGGCGTGCTGCAGGAGCCTGGCCCGGCGGTTGGTCTCCTCAAAGAGGCGGAAGAACTCGGGAAAGGCCTCCTCCCCGGCGATGGCGAGCTC is a genomic window of Thermus islandicus DSM 21543 containing:
- a CDS encoding BMP family lipoprotein, coding for MKRALVLIATLALGLGLAQVRVGIAFDAGGKFDRSFNQSAWEGAQKAAKDFGVKLFDFEPADPSQVGQGIRTFAEEGFDLVIGVGFANEPAITATAKEFPKVNFAVIDAVPGEGKLPNAVGLVFREHEGSFLVGYIAGKMTRTGVVGFIGGMDIPLIHKFEAGFRAGAEYAFKEDRIQGKVLVGYVGNTPAAWNDPAKAKEIAASQVRQGADIIYAAAGGSGLGLIDYVEQAKCLKEGGNIRFVRKADPYAKVPKYADYTKACGTDGTKATPLFFIGVDANQNYLGDTDNNPATLNHGLTSMMKRVDVATYEVIKSVVQKAFKGGVREFGLANNGVGYALDAYNKALIPASVVTKLEVLKQQIIKGQIKVPESR
- a CDS encoding ABC transporter ATP-binding protein, whose translation is MAKALVLKGITKRFPLVLANDHISLDLDWGEVLALVGENGAGKSTLMKIVYGLQPPDEGEMWVDGKPYRPKTPLDAIRAGIGMVHQHFMLVEPFTVLENLVLGLEPGTPFRLDLESARKRAQSLMEALGFEVPLDARVEDLPVGLQQRVEILKALYREARILILDEPTAVLTPREAEELFRFLRAYVARGNAAIFISHKLKEVLEVSDRVTVIRDGKVVGTVRTRETSLEAMARMMVGREVVLRVEKAPARPGEVVLKVEDLEAPPRLKGVSFQVRAGEIVGIAGVEGNGQTELVEALAGLRPYRGAVRLLGHPLPPRARGVRDLGVSHIPEDRLSRGLVLDFSVKENAILGDQHRPPFRGFLGFLEDGAMEARAQALVEAFDVRPRSTALPARRFSGGNQQKIVVGRELLRGPRLLIAAQPTRGVDVGAIEFIHQRLVEARDRGLAVLLVSADLAEVLSLSDRILVMQGGRIAGEVTPEEATEERLGLLMAGVTP
- a CDS encoding LptA/OstA family protein produces the protein MRKLGWIWLLGLALAATGVRVIQVEGGRLSGDLRFGPWTFEGGVKGRVKDLLIEAPRATLTAPKGKTMQEAEGEREARFEGGVVVKRGRVEARGPILVYQERTGEGELLGPARMRQEPKPGEDPVEVEASRMTFQVDTDTSTSENALLKSGNQEGRAGFVYYEEERGLAVFTDPKEVVLTRKRKEGDLRILAKEVRSLTGPKRLVATGGVRLQDGDLVTTGESLYYDDTTGEAIVLGRPAVSENKKEGFRLSGSTLLHNVNRHQVRVYGKAFRLPLEDFRKLGER
- a CDS encoding lipid II:glycine glycyltransferase FemX translates to MPELREITDPEAWNRLVAGFPITSALQSWGWGEVKRLSGWEPRRLAVYEGERPLGAAQVLLRPLPGGLGLAYAPRGPALSRLQDLPRVARALAQGVRGTHLVLEPEAGLALEEPPPAFPGLYPEEPVQPAFSLWLDLTQGEEALLRGMKEMHRRNARLALKRVELAIAGEEAFPEFFRLFEETNRRARLLQHAEAYYRAVLREMNQPWGEAFLALARKEGEALAAGLFVAFAGKVDYLYGGSSRAHPEAKAPMGMHLAAIRHGMARGYRIYDLWGVPRNPEGSHAQGIFRFKEGFGGRRVWFPAYALPLSPLYRPLKVLLRLRKTWVNLRVRGNPRDVLG